In the Leifsonia sp. 466MF genome, one interval contains:
- a CDS encoding SDR family NAD(P)-dependent oxidoreductase: MTSLTQLKDRHALVTGGSTGIGAAIAAELARNGTHLVLVARDARQLEVTAADLQTRFGVAVLTIAVDLAEPGAVAHVLEAVEDAGIEIELLVNSAGMSSRGFVADSDPVVLRRLVELNVGALTELTASVVAGMVERGRGAIVNVASTGAYAPAPVLAAYAASKAYVLSFTQALWAETRDAGVRVVAVSPGPTRTPMNSSQRKGMRQPAQVARTVLRALEGAGPAVVDGAANAVTVAAIRLLPARVITAIARRAMGA, encoded by the coding sequence ATGACATCACTGACGCAGCTGAAGGATCGCCATGCCCTGGTCACGGGCGGCTCGACCGGGATCGGCGCGGCCATCGCCGCGGAGCTCGCACGCAACGGAACCCACCTGGTCCTCGTCGCCCGGGATGCGCGTCAGCTCGAGGTCACGGCCGCCGACCTGCAGACGCGGTTCGGCGTCGCCGTGCTGACGATCGCCGTCGACCTCGCCGAGCCGGGAGCGGTCGCCCACGTACTCGAGGCCGTCGAAGACGCCGGCATCGAGATCGAGCTCCTGGTCAACAGCGCGGGGATGAGCTCGCGGGGGTTCGTGGCGGACTCGGATCCCGTGGTCCTCCGCCGCCTCGTCGAGCTCAACGTCGGTGCGCTGACCGAACTCACCGCATCCGTCGTTGCCGGAATGGTGGAGCGCGGGCGCGGCGCGATCGTGAACGTCGCCAGCACGGGCGCCTACGCTCCCGCGCCCGTCCTGGCCGCATACGCCGCATCGAAGGCCTACGTCCTCTCGTTCACCCAGGCGCTGTGGGCGGAGACGAGGGATGCCGGGGTGCGGGTGGTCGCCGTCAGCCCGGGGCCGACACGGACCCCGATGAACTCCTCGCAGAGGAAGGGGATGCGTCAGCCCGCCCAGGTGGCGCGCACCGTCCTGCGGGCGCTGGAGGGCGCGGGCCCGGCGGTAGTGGATGGCGCCGCGAACGCCGTGACCGTTGCGGCAATCCGGCTGCTTCCTGCCCGTGTCATCACGGCCATCGCCCGACGCGCGATGGGCGCCTAG
- a CDS encoding cohesin domain-containing protein, with the protein MHHTPRRLVRLLAAAAAALAGLGLAVGAAAPAVAAPAVTGTTVSAPSAVTAGDSFTVTVTLTGATDVFGYESVLAFDPAVVAYVDGSAVVPAGGYDAVTTSSGTVDVIYTRLGTSPALSGTIAYTLTFTAKAAGSTAFTLRSLSLVDPASAVTPLSNAAASPAVVVSPASVPGPPTGSGPSTGSSSGTGSGSGAATSSSASTSDDDLASTGSDVAPYLIAGAVLVVLGAAVVLIAVRRRRAGEAR; encoded by the coding sequence ATGCATCACACCCCCAGGCGACTCGTGCGCCTCCTCGCCGCCGCGGCGGCCGCGCTCGCCGGCCTCGGCCTCGCGGTCGGCGCAGCGGCGCCCGCTGTCGCGGCGCCCGCGGTGACCGGCACCACGGTCTCCGCGCCGTCCGCCGTCACCGCCGGCGACTCGTTCACCGTGACCGTGACCCTGACCGGCGCGACCGACGTCTTCGGCTACGAATCGGTGCTCGCATTCGACCCGGCCGTCGTGGCGTATGTCGACGGCAGCGCGGTCGTGCCCGCCGGAGGATACGACGCCGTCACCACCTCCTCCGGCACCGTGGACGTCATCTACACGCGGCTCGGCACCTCCCCCGCGCTTTCCGGCACCATCGCGTACACCCTGACGTTCACCGCGAAGGCCGCGGGCTCGACGGCGTTCACGCTCCGCTCGCTCTCGCTGGTGGATCCCGCTTCGGCCGTGACGCCGCTGTCGAACGCCGCCGCGAGCCCGGCCGTCGTGGTCTCCCCTGCCTCGGTCCCCGGCCCGCCCACCGGCAGCGGTCCGTCGACCGGGTCGTCGTCCGGCACGGGCTCCGGCTCGGGCGCGGCGACGAGCTCGTCCGCATCCACCTCCGATGATGACCTGGCCTCGACCGGCTCCGATGTCGCTCCGTACCTGATCGCCGGCGCCGTGCTGGTCGTGCTCGGCGCGGCCGTCGTCCTGATCGCAGTCCGCCGCCGCCGTGCAGGAGAAGCCCGATGA
- a CDS encoding SDR family NAD(P)-dependent oxidoreductase, translating into MSNALTGTVALVTGASSGIGAATARKLAAEGAAVVLVARRGERLDQVVEQIESNGGVARAVVADITSRAGADSAVEQAVAAFGRLDVLVNNAGAMLVGPFADAPEGEWERMVDVNIRGLLYMSRAALPHLVKAASDAPRRTADLVNISSSAGRVARPGTAVYNLTKFGVNGFTEALRQEMQAQRVRVSVVEPGNVDTELASHTREELRAGVEAQTGAIERLKPEDIADAVAYIVTSDRRVAVNEVFVRAADQSW; encoded by the coding sequence ATGTCGAACGCACTCACAGGGACAGTCGCGCTGGTCACCGGCGCAAGCAGCGGTATCGGCGCCGCTACGGCTCGCAAGCTCGCCGCCGAGGGTGCCGCGGTCGTGCTCGTCGCGCGACGAGGCGAGCGCCTGGATCAGGTGGTCGAGCAGATCGAGTCGAACGGTGGTGTGGCGAGAGCGGTCGTCGCGGACATCACCAGTCGCGCGGGAGCAGACAGCGCCGTGGAGCAGGCGGTCGCAGCGTTCGGGCGGCTGGATGTGCTCGTCAACAACGCCGGTGCGATGCTCGTCGGGCCGTTCGCGGATGCGCCGGAAGGCGAGTGGGAGCGGATGGTCGACGTCAACATCCGCGGGCTCCTGTACATGTCGCGAGCGGCATTACCCCATCTGGTGAAGGCGGCCTCCGATGCACCGCGGCGAACCGCGGATCTCGTGAACATCAGCTCCTCGGCCGGGCGCGTCGCCCGTCCGGGGACGGCGGTCTACAACCTCACCAAGTTCGGCGTCAACGGTTTCACCGAAGCCCTTCGGCAGGAGATGCAGGCACAGCGGGTCCGCGTCAGTGTCGTCGAGCCCGGGAACGTCGACACCGAACTCGCATCACATACGCGAGAGGAACTCCGGGCCGGTGTCGAGGCGCAGACCGGCGCCATCGAACGGCTGAAGCCGGAGGACATCGCGGACGCCGTGGCGTACATCGTGACGAGCGACCGGCGCGTGGCCGTCAACGAGGTCTTCGTCCGCGCGGCCGATCAGAGCTGGTGA
- a CDS encoding YciI-like protein yields MHAVLEYTYGDDYLTAREAHRSAHLTAAWAAVERGELVLGGAAGDGPFTGLLIFTGEDALETARSFAAIDPYVTEGVVRSWTARPWRTVVGNDAATPVRP; encoded by the coding sequence ATGCATGCCGTGCTCGAGTACACCTACGGCGACGACTATCTGACCGCTCGGGAGGCGCACCGCTCGGCCCATCTCACGGCAGCGTGGGCTGCCGTCGAGCGCGGGGAGCTCGTGCTCGGAGGCGCTGCCGGGGACGGCCCGTTCACCGGCCTCCTGATCTTCACCGGCGAGGACGCGCTCGAGACCGCGCGTTCCTTCGCCGCCATCGATCCGTACGTCACGGAGGGCGTCGTCAGATCCTGGACCGCCCGCCCCTGGCGCACCGTCGTCGGAAACGACGCAGCCACGCCGGTGCGCCCGTAG
- a CDS encoding PP2C family protein-serine/threonine phosphatase — translation MVVDADSVQQAEFRRQRALAGLGILDSGPEARFDRITRLAQQLFDVPMVSITLIDQNRQWRKSQLGLTTEAPREGAFCDVTVRQDAALIVSDASVDERFSENPFVLGDPHLRFYAGEPLHAPGGDAVGTLCVLDTVPRELSPEQERVLRDLADWVQAELDRDDELDRAAIAQKGLLPRRQPRAPGFDVAAACEPSRGVSGDFYDWYDVDDDFCVSVADVMGKGMAAAIVAASVRTALRSAMDLADLQASVEAASRVVEEDLDQLATFVTLFHARVHPDGTIDYLDAGHGLAIIVRHTGRFERLPAGSLPLGLPVFEPRTPGRIQLGPRDALLCVSDGILDALGGDHALTRLEAIVRGSATAAGAVSRILSAARQGIPIDDMTAVVVRRSDR, via the coding sequence ATGGTCGTCGACGCGGACTCGGTACAGCAGGCGGAGTTCCGGCGACAGCGGGCGCTCGCGGGCCTCGGCATCCTCGATTCGGGGCCGGAGGCACGGTTCGATCGCATCACGCGGTTGGCCCAGCAGCTCTTCGACGTGCCCATGGTGAGCATCACGCTCATCGACCAGAACCGCCAGTGGCGCAAGTCGCAGCTGGGCCTCACCACCGAGGCGCCGCGTGAAGGCGCGTTCTGCGATGTCACCGTGCGGCAGGATGCCGCCCTCATCGTGAGCGATGCCTCCGTCGACGAGCGGTTCAGTGAGAACCCGTTCGTCCTCGGCGACCCCCACCTCCGCTTCTATGCGGGCGAGCCGCTTCACGCCCCCGGCGGCGACGCCGTCGGCACGCTGTGCGTGCTGGACACCGTCCCCCGCGAGCTGAGCCCGGAGCAGGAGCGCGTGCTGCGCGACCTGGCGGACTGGGTGCAGGCCGAGCTCGACCGCGACGACGAACTGGACCGTGCGGCCATCGCCCAGAAGGGGCTCCTCCCCCGGCGCCAGCCGCGCGCTCCCGGCTTCGACGTCGCTGCCGCGTGCGAGCCGTCCCGCGGCGTCTCCGGCGACTTCTACGACTGGTACGACGTCGACGACGACTTCTGCGTCTCGGTCGCCGACGTCATGGGCAAGGGAATGGCCGCCGCGATCGTCGCCGCCTCCGTGCGCACCGCTCTCCGCAGCGCGATGGACCTCGCCGACCTTCAGGCGTCCGTCGAGGCGGCCTCGCGCGTCGTCGAGGAGGACCTCGACCAGCTGGCGACGTTCGTCACCCTGTTCCACGCCCGCGTGCATCCGGACGGAACCATCGACTACCTCGACGCCGGTCATGGGCTGGCGATCATCGTGCGGCACACCGGGCGGTTCGAGCGGCTTCCCGCCGGATCCCTGCCGCTCGGTCTGCCGGTGTTCGAGCCGCGGACGCCCGGACGCATCCAGCTCGGCCCGCGCGACGCCCTCCTGTGCGTCAGCGATGGCATCCTCGATGCGCTCGGCGGCGACCACGCCCTGACCCGGTTGGAGGCCATCGTGCGCGGATCGGCGACAGCGGCGGGTGCGGTGTCCCGCATCCTCAGCGCTGCCCGGCAAGGCATCCCGATCGACGACATGACGGCCGTGGTCGTGCGACGGAGCGACCGGTGA
- a CDS encoding alpha/beta fold hydrolase, producing the protein MNPSLPEDLPTLQAGDPSGRTALVLHGGGGPQTVAPIVGHLGATMHASAPTHPGWEGTARPEDIASIRDLASAYLARLLDDGEHGVVLIGSSIGGWIALEMAVQAAADERYAGVIGAVIDIDGVGAVVEGEPVADFFALDARGLAEAAWHDPDRGYRDPAQLTDEQRAVQLSNGRTMAAVAGVSMSDPTLLDRLATIDVPTLVVFGESDGIVTPAYGRAVAAAIPGAEFAEVPAAGHLPHLEAPDATWAVIDPFLARAR; encoded by the coding sequence ATGAACCCCTCACTTCCCGAAGATCTGCCCACCCTCCAGGCCGGCGACCCGAGCGGCCGCACCGCGTTGGTGCTCCACGGTGGCGGCGGCCCGCAGACCGTCGCCCCGATCGTCGGCCATCTCGGCGCCACCATGCACGCCTCTGCGCCGACCCATCCGGGCTGGGAGGGAACCGCCCGCCCGGAGGACATCGCGTCGATCCGCGACCTCGCCTCCGCGTACCTGGCGCGTCTCCTCGATGACGGCGAGCACGGCGTCGTCCTGATCGGATCGTCGATCGGCGGGTGGATCGCCCTCGAGATGGCCGTTCAGGCCGCGGCCGACGAACGCTATGCCGGAGTGATCGGCGCGGTGATCGACATCGACGGCGTCGGCGCGGTCGTCGAGGGGGAGCCGGTCGCCGACTTCTTCGCCCTCGACGCCCGCGGGCTGGCCGAGGCCGCGTGGCACGACCCGGACCGCGGATACCGCGACCCGGCCCAGCTCACGGACGAGCAGCGTGCCGTGCAGCTGTCCAACGGCCGGACCATGGCCGCCGTCGCCGGGGTGAGCATGAGCGACCCGACGCTCCTCGATCGGCTCGCGACGATCGACGTTCCGACCCTCGTCGTGTTCGGCGAGAGCGACGGCATCGTCACACCCGCCTACGGCCGTGCGGTCGCCGCCGCGATCCCCGGTGCGGAGTTCGCCGAAGTGCCCGCCGCCGGGCACCTCCCGCACCTCGAGGCGCCGGATGCGACCTGGGCCGTCATCGACCCGTTCCTCGCCCGCGCACGGTGA
- a CDS encoding RidA family protein, whose product MREVISIPDAPSSPFYSQGVKAGDFIHISGLVGVDVNTGRPAGPTIQEQTRQALANCRAVLAAADATLDDVVEVGILLSDPADFAGMNEEYRSWFPSEPPARYAAKLGAVIPDVLISIRVTAYVGGRRNGS is encoded by the coding sequence ATGCGCGAAGTGATCAGCATCCCGGATGCACCGAGCTCCCCGTTCTACAGCCAAGGCGTGAAGGCGGGGGACTTCATCCATATCTCGGGCCTGGTGGGGGTCGACGTGAACACGGGGAGACCCGCCGGCCCCACGATCCAGGAGCAGACGCGCCAGGCACTCGCGAATTGTCGCGCTGTTCTCGCGGCCGCGGATGCCACTTTGGACGACGTCGTCGAAGTCGGGATCCTCCTCAGCGACCCGGCCGACTTCGCCGGGATGAACGAGGAGTACCGATCATGGTTCCCGAGCGAGCCGCCCGCTCGGTATGCGGCGAAACTCGGCGCCGTGATCCCCGACGTGCTGATCTCCATCCGCGTGACCGCGTACGTCGGCGGCCGCCGGAACGGCTCCTGA
- a CDS encoding MerR family DNA-binding transcriptional regulator, translating into MVRIGELSAKTGVSTRALRYYEQQGLIRSRRLPNGYRDYGPQTVDVVLFVQDLFAVGLPSRLLRDIIPCVAEGGTSSPPEDLLARVMAVRDDLLRQEHRLRERRKTLDDYLAGRLLPSGANAVHESQSV; encoded by the coding sequence ATGGTGCGGATCGGCGAGTTGAGCGCGAAGACCGGTGTCAGCACGCGAGCCCTGCGCTACTACGAGCAGCAGGGTCTCATCCGCAGTCGCCGGCTCCCGAACGGCTACCGGGACTACGGCCCGCAGACCGTGGACGTCGTGCTGTTCGTCCAGGACCTCTTCGCCGTCGGCCTCCCGTCTCGGCTGCTTCGCGACATCATCCCGTGCGTCGCCGAGGGCGGCACGTCCTCCCCGCCCGAGGATCTCCTCGCCCGCGTGATGGCGGTCCGCGACGACCTCCTCCGGCAGGAGCATCGCCTCCGCGAGCGCCGGAAGACGCTCGACGACTATCTCGCCGGCCGGTTGCTCCCGTCCGGGGCCAACGCCGTGCACGAGTCCCAGTCTGTGTAA
- a CDS encoding STAS domain-containing protein — MNITTTLRDDGVAVLAVEGRINLVSAPDLRRAVQSVVDEGSARVAVDLSAVEFIDSSGLGALISGLKTARTAGGDLRLAAATEQVTSVLQLTNLDRILRVYPSPDDAYRD, encoded by the coding sequence ATGAACATCACGACGACACTCCGCGACGACGGCGTCGCCGTCCTCGCGGTGGAGGGGCGGATCAACCTCGTCAGCGCCCCGGACCTCCGGCGCGCCGTTCAGAGCGTCGTGGACGAGGGCAGCGCGCGCGTCGCCGTCGATCTCAGCGCCGTCGAGTTCATCGACTCCTCCGGCCTGGGCGCTCTCATCAGCGGCCTGAAGACCGCCCGCACGGCCGGTGGCGATCTGCGGCTCGCCGCTGCGACCGAGCAGGTCACCAGCGTGCTGCAGCTGACCAACCTCGACCGCATCCTGCGCGTCTACCCGTCGCCGGACGACGCCTACCGTGACTGA
- a CDS encoding amidase family protein translates to MTARRPAQRSATAMHTRTTARRATTTVGAVAALAALVATGAVVAPAAAAPAASAAEPFLAPYYTALDLTGDKQVTKADLDVLTDHLGATPASAGWSTVAAADSDTDGVITVKDVVALSQRMIYDDGPFELVEASALDMQAAMNAGVTTSVKITQEYLDRIAALDRTVVDPGAGGRALNSIISTNAQALTIAAQADATRAQKGMTSMLLGVPIAVKDNYDTADMPTTGGCGCWDANQTSDDATMVKNLRAAGAVILAKASLDEFAYGFVSEFSSFQDPGKTLLVASPLNTTKTAGGSSGGTGAAIAANLAGIGFGTDTGGSIRVPSTYNSLVGIRPTVGLTSRDGIIPLALTQDTGGPIARGVTDAAVALDAVTGVDAADPITAEQQGHVPDSYTAALDPTALKGKRIGIVTSMLGSNATVLRLWADAKAKLEAKGATVVEITTVPAAFTATLNEGSGSTNEFKHDLNIYIQNHLAPNVTARSIDDILASGRNVTSRNSIYTSRNNVTDAQYQAWAGPSGTHTAAIATGNATVTQLMNDNALDSLVYPSGSPYSTISTNMRLSPNTGMPAITVPMGQAVATDGTNPVVGANVNLEFLGRDYDESGIIGLAYAFEQATHARATAPLYGPLK, encoded by the coding sequence ATGACCGCCCGCCGACCCGCCCAGAGGAGCGCCACCGCCATGCACACCCGAACAACTGCCCGCCGCGCCACGACCACCGTCGGCGCGGTCGCAGCGCTTGCCGCTCTCGTCGCCACCGGCGCCGTCGTCGCTCCCGCCGCAGCCGCCCCCGCGGCGAGCGCCGCCGAGCCGTTCCTCGCGCCGTACTACACGGCTCTCGACCTGACCGGGGACAAGCAGGTCACGAAGGCCGACCTCGACGTGCTGACCGATCACCTGGGCGCCACCCCTGCATCGGCGGGCTGGTCCACCGTCGCGGCTGCCGACTCCGACACGGACGGCGTCATCACCGTCAAGGACGTCGTCGCCCTGTCGCAGCGGATGATCTACGACGACGGACCGTTCGAGCTGGTCGAGGCCTCCGCTCTGGACATGCAGGCCGCCATGAACGCCGGCGTCACCACGTCCGTGAAGATCACGCAGGAGTACCTCGACCGGATCGCCGCGCTCGACCGGACCGTGGTCGACCCGGGGGCCGGCGGCCGCGCGCTCAACTCGATCATCTCGACGAACGCCCAGGCGCTGACGATCGCGGCGCAGGCCGACGCCACCCGCGCGCAGAAGGGGATGACGAGCATGCTGCTGGGAGTCCCGATCGCCGTCAAGGACAACTACGACACCGCCGACATGCCCACGACCGGTGGATGCGGCTGCTGGGACGCCAACCAGACGAGCGACGACGCGACCATGGTGAAGAACCTCCGCGCGGCGGGGGCCGTCATCCTCGCGAAGGCCAGCCTGGACGAGTTCGCGTACGGGTTCGTCTCCGAGTTCTCCTCGTTCCAGGACCCGGGCAAGACGCTGCTCGTCGCCAGCCCCCTTAACACCACCAAGACCGCCGGAGGCTCCAGCGGCGGGACGGGCGCGGCCATCGCGGCGAACCTGGCGGGCATCGGCTTCGGCACCGACACGGGAGGCTCGATCCGTGTGCCGTCGACCTACAACTCGCTGGTCGGCATCCGCCCCACCGTCGGCCTCACCAGCCGCGACGGCATCATCCCGCTCGCCCTCACCCAGGACACCGGCGGCCCGATCGCCCGCGGCGTCACCGACGCGGCGGTCGCGCTCGACGCCGTCACCGGAGTGGATGCAGCCGACCCGATCACGGCGGAGCAGCAGGGCCACGTCCCCGACTCGTACACCGCAGCTCTCGACCCGACGGCGCTGAAGGGCAAGCGGATCGGCATCGTCACCTCCATGCTCGGCAGCAATGCGACGGTCCTCCGACTGTGGGCGGACGCGAAGGCGAAGCTGGAGGCGAAGGGGGCGACGGTCGTCGAGATCACCACCGTTCCCGCCGCCTTCACGGCGACGCTGAACGAGGGAAGCGGCAGCACCAACGAGTTCAAGCACGACCTGAACATCTACATCCAGAACCACCTGGCCCCGAACGTCACCGCGCGGTCGATCGACGACATCCTGGCCAGCGGGCGCAACGTCACCTCCCGCAACAGCATCTACACCTCGCGCAACAACGTGACCGACGCGCAGTACCAGGCGTGGGCGGGCCCGAGCGGAACGCACACGGCGGCGATCGCCACCGGCAACGCGACCGTGACGCAGCTGATGAACGACAATGCGCTGGACTCGCTGGTGTATCCGAGCGGATCCCCGTACAGCACCATCAGCACGAACATGCGTCTCAGCCCCAACACCGGGATGCCCGCCATCACGGTGCCGATGGGGCAGGCCGTCGCCACCGACGGAACGAACCCCGTCGTCGGCGCCAACGTCAACCTCGAGTTCCTCGGGCGCGACTACGACGAGAGCGGCATCATCGGCCTGGCCTACGCGTTCGAGCAGGCGACGCACGCGCGGGCGACCGCGCCGCTCTATGGCCCGCTGAAGTAG
- a CDS encoding MarR family winged helix-turn-helix transcriptional regulator translates to MTTDLEQLGLAIKRAQYRNHRTMDAALRDVGVSLVQWDALRAIERMPGASGHDLAVTTFQSDQAFGTLANRLVERGLISRTAGRGRRIEHSLTEAGRDALRAGHRVAADVLEDLFAPLDESQRAALAAGLRLLTEEQ, encoded by the coding sequence GTGACCACGGATCTGGAACAGCTCGGCCTCGCGATCAAGCGCGCGCAGTACCGCAACCACCGGACGATGGACGCCGCCCTGCGCGACGTCGGCGTGAGCCTGGTGCAGTGGGACGCGCTGCGAGCCATCGAACGGATGCCCGGCGCGTCCGGCCACGACCTCGCGGTGACGACCTTCCAGAGCGATCAGGCGTTCGGCACTCTGGCGAACCGCCTGGTCGAACGGGGTCTCATCTCGCGCACCGCCGGCCGCGGGCGACGCATCGAGCACTCGCTCACGGAAGCCGGGAGGGATGCGCTGCGCGCGGGGCACCGCGTCGCCGCGGACGTGCTCGAGGATCTCTTCGCACCCCTCGACGAGAGCCAACGTGCCGCGCTTGCCGCCGGACTCCGGCTCCTCACGGAAGAGCAGTAG
- a CDS encoding ATP-binding protein: MTEPFRDAFRAPADLETIGRVHESFERLAEQRPDLPAQVRGAFELAVVEVVTNVVTHSEDDRPVRVELVIRTTTGGLEAIITDDAPPADVDVVDPAMPEAEDLAESGRGLALVTMLVDRFEHDTLDGTGNRWLLALG; encoded by the coding sequence GTGACTGAGCCGTTCCGGGATGCGTTCCGGGCGCCGGCCGACCTGGAGACGATCGGTCGCGTCCACGAGAGCTTCGAGCGGCTCGCGGAGCAGCGGCCGGACCTCCCCGCGCAGGTCCGCGGGGCGTTCGAGCTGGCCGTCGTCGAGGTGGTGACGAACGTCGTCACGCACAGCGAGGACGACCGTCCGGTCCGCGTCGAGCTCGTCATCCGGACCACGACCGGTGGCCTGGAGGCGATCATCACGGATGACGCCCCTCCCGCCGATGTGGATGTGGTCGATCCGGCCATGCCGGAGGCGGAGGACCTCGCCGAATCGGGCCGCGGCCTGGCGCTGGTGACCATGCTCGTGGACCGCTTCGAGCACGACACTCTCGACGGGACCGGCAACCGCTGGCTGCTCGCGCTCGGCTAG
- a CDS encoding glycosyltransferase family 2 protein, which translates to MRPVLLRVVALLAVLAGVNYVVWRWLASVNWEAWWIAVPLVIAETYSLVDTFFFALTMWRIRIRNGPDAPAAGTVDVFITTYDEPVDLVMTTAAAARRIPYPHTTWVLDDGDRPEMRAAAAREGVGYITRTEDWTDKPRHAKAGNLNNALLQTDGEFLLILDADQIPEPEILERTLGHFADPKVALVQTPQYFSNVDDADLLGNQAPLFYGPIQQGKDGWNAAFFCGSNAVLRRDALMQLGISGYVRDVERTVRTSLRAAERMLTKTERASHLDPEAAALVGELRGHVHEASESLRAGQSVGEVTFRLREQVDAVSRAAVRGHLTSVEADLAAIAQLPVQADSELPAFVVDEVALDRLAERDWSPLGAIESVQSITEALAVDRPDQAQPVMPMATISVTEDMATAMQLHANGWRSVYHHELLATGLAPEDLGTMLKQRLRWAQGTLQVMLKDNPLLKRGLDAGQRLMYFATMWSYLAGFAAIVYLAAPAIYLLAGVMPVTAWSVDFFARFIPYFVLSQLMFLIGAHGIRTWRGQQYALALFPLWIKACWTSAANVWFKRPLGFVVTPKERNGRAPIPWREIWPQLTAMALLVIAAIIGILRVIAGTADGVGTLVNTVWVVYDLVVLSIIPRAALYRGPAAHAARKENPPR; encoded by the coding sequence GTGAGGCCCGTGCTGCTGCGCGTCGTCGCGCTGCTCGCCGTCCTCGCGGGCGTGAACTACGTGGTCTGGCGGTGGCTCGCGTCGGTCAACTGGGAGGCGTGGTGGATCGCCGTCCCCCTCGTCATCGCCGAGACGTACAGCCTGGTCGACACCTTCTTCTTCGCCCTCACGATGTGGCGCATCCGCATCCGCAACGGTCCGGACGCCCCGGCCGCCGGCACCGTCGACGTGTTCATCACGACCTACGACGAGCCGGTCGACCTGGTGATGACGACGGCGGCGGCGGCCCGGCGCATCCCGTACCCGCACACAACCTGGGTGCTGGACGACGGCGACCGGCCCGAGATGCGCGCCGCCGCCGCCCGGGAGGGTGTCGGCTACATCACGCGCACCGAGGACTGGACCGACAAGCCCCGGCACGCCAAGGCCGGCAACCTCAACAACGCCCTGCTCCAGACGGACGGCGAGTTCCTGCTCATCCTCGACGCCGACCAGATCCCCGAGCCGGAGATCCTCGAGCGGACGCTCGGCCACTTCGCCGACCCGAAGGTCGCGCTGGTGCAGACGCCCCAGTACTTCTCGAACGTCGACGACGCCGACCTGCTCGGCAACCAGGCGCCCCTGTTCTACGGACCCATCCAGCAGGGCAAGGACGGCTGGAACGCGGCCTTCTTCTGCGGGTCCAACGCCGTGCTGCGCCGCGATGCCCTGATGCAGCTCGGCATCTCCGGCTACGTCCGGGACGTCGAGCGGACCGTGCGCACCTCCCTGCGCGCCGCCGAGCGGATGCTCACCAAGACCGAGCGCGCCTCCCACCTCGACCCGGAAGCGGCCGCCCTCGTCGGCGAGCTGCGCGGACACGTGCACGAGGCGAGCGAGAGCCTGCGCGCCGGACAGAGCGTCGGCGAGGTGACCTTCCGGCTCCGGGAGCAGGTGGATGCGGTCTCGCGCGCCGCCGTGCGCGGCCACCTGACCTCGGTCGAGGCGGACCTCGCGGCGATCGCGCAGCTGCCCGTCCAGGCCGACTCCGAGCTGCCGGCGTTCGTCGTCGACGAGGTCGCCCTCGACCGCCTGGCGGAGCGCGACTGGTCGCCCCTCGGGGCCATCGAGTCGGTGCAGAGCATCACCGAGGCCCTCGCCGTCGACCGTCCGGACCAGGCGCAACCGGTCATGCCGATGGCGACGATCTCCGTCACCGAGGACATGGCGACGGCGATGCAGCTGCACGCCAACGGCTGGCGCAGCGTCTACCACCACGAGCTGCTCGCGACCGGGCTCGCCCCGGAAGACCTCGGGACGATGCTGAAGCAGCGCCTGCGCTGGGCGCAGGGAACGCTCCAGGTCATGCTCAAGGACAATCCGCTCCTCAAGCGCGGACTCGACGCCGGGCAGCGGCTCATGTACTTCGCGACGATGTGGAGCTACCTGGCCGGCTTCGCCGCGATCGTCTACCTGGCGGCCCCCGCGATCTACCTGCTGGCGGGCGTCATGCCGGTGACCGCCTGGAGCGTCGACTTCTTCGCCCGCTTCATCCCGTACTTCGTGCTGAGCCAGCTGATGTTCCTGATCGGCGCGCACGGCATCCGCACGTGGCGCGGCCAGCAGTACGCGCTCGCCCTGTTCCCGCTGTGGATCAAGGCGTGCTGGACCTCCGCGGCCAACGTCTGGTTCAAGCGCCCCCTCGGCTTCGTCGTGACGCCGAAGGAGCGCAACGGCCGTGCGCCCATCCCATGGCGCGAGATCTGGCCGCAGCTGACCGCGATGGCACTGCTCGTCATCGCCGCGATCATCGGAATCCTGCGCGTCATCGCGGGGACGGCCGACGGCGTCGGGACACTGGTCAACACGGTGTGGGTCGTCTACGACCTGGTCGTGCTCAGCATCATCCCCCGCGCCGCCCTGTACCGAGGCCCCGCCGCTCACGCGGCGAGGAAGGAGAACCCCCCACGATGA